In Stenotrophomonas sp. ASS1, the following proteins share a genomic window:
- the serC gene encoding 3-phosphoserine/phosphohydroxythreonine transaminase, with protein sequence MTRAFNFSAGPATLPESVLRQAQAEMLDWHGTGASIVEMSHRGAEFMSVAAEAEADLRRLLDIPEDYAVLFLSGGATTQQALIPLNFATPGQRADYVVSGHWGKTAVKQAGVYVDVNIAASSEANGYRELPARADWQLSPDAAYVHITANETIHGVEFRDVPDTGNVPLIADFSSSIASEPLDVRRYGVIYAGAQKNLGPVGIAVMIIRRDLLERSGQPRADIFDYRSHVARDSMLNTPPTWNWYLAGLVFKWMLAEGGVTEFAKRNAAKSALVYGAIDGSGGFYRNEVAHAARSRMNIPFFLPDAELDARFVAEAKAAGLLALKGHKVVGGIRASLYNAMPLAGAEALVAFMADFQQRHG encoded by the coding sequence ATGACGCGCGCGTTCAACTTCAGTGCCGGCCCTGCAACCTTGCCGGAATCGGTCCTGCGCCAGGCGCAGGCGGAAATGCTGGACTGGCACGGTACCGGTGCCTCGATCGTGGAAATGAGCCATCGCGGCGCGGAGTTCATGTCCGTGGCCGCCGAGGCCGAGGCCGACCTGCGTCGACTGCTCGATATCCCCGAAGACTATGCGGTGCTGTTCCTGTCCGGTGGTGCCACCACCCAGCAGGCGCTGATCCCGCTCAACTTCGCCACCCCCGGCCAGCGTGCCGATTACGTGGTCAGTGGTCACTGGGGCAAGACGGCGGTCAAGCAGGCCGGTGTCTACGTTGATGTCAACATCGCCGCCAGCAGCGAGGCCAACGGCTACCGCGAACTGCCGGCGCGTGCCGATTGGCAGCTGTCACCCGATGCCGCCTACGTGCACATCACTGCCAACGAGACCATCCATGGCGTCGAGTTCCGTGATGTGCCCGATACCGGCAACGTCCCGTTGATCGCCGATTTCAGTTCGTCCATCGCCAGCGAACCGCTGGACGTGCGCCGTTACGGCGTGATCTACGCCGGCGCGCAGAAGAACCTGGGCCCGGTCGGCATCGCGGTGATGATCATCCGCCGCGACCTGCTCGAGCGCAGTGGCCAGCCGCGCGCGGACATCTTCGATTACCGCTCGCACGTCGCCCGCGATTCGATGCTCAACACGCCGCCGACCTGGAACTGGTATCTGGCCGGCCTGGTGTTCAAGTGGATGCTGGCCGAGGGCGGCGTGACCGAATTCGCCAAGCGCAACGCCGCCAAGTCCGCGCTGGTGTACGGCGCCATCGACGGCTCCGGCGGCTTCTACCGCAATGAAGTCGCACATGCGGCCCGTTCGCGCATGAACATTCCGTTCTTCCTGCCCGATGCCGAACTCGACGCCCGCTTCGTCGCCGAAGCCAAGGCCGCTGGCCTGCTGGCGCTGAAGGGCCACAAGGTGGTCGGCGGCATCCGTGCTTCGCTGTACAACGCCATGCCGCTGGCCGGGGCCGAGGCGCTGGTCGCCTTCATGGCCGATTTCCAGCAGCGTCACGGCTGA
- a CDS encoding polyhydroxyalkanoic acid system family protein produces the protein MSSIDVRHAHALPDAQARAAIEQVAAKLSERFGLKSSWTADVLNFSGSGVDGAIELQPGAVRVTAKLGFLLSAMKGMVEGEIQRVLKEKLG, from the coding sequence ATGTCCAGCATCGATGTCCGCCACGCCCACGCCCTGCCCGACGCACAGGCGCGCGCCGCGATCGAACAGGTTGCCGCCAAGTTGTCCGAGCGCTTCGGCCTGAAGTCGTCCTGGACCGCCGACGTGCTGAACTTCTCTGGCAGCGGCGTGGACGGTGCGATCGAGCTGCAGCCGGGCGCCGTGCGCGTGACCGCCAAGCTGGGCTTCCTGCTGTCGGCGATGAAGGGCATGGTCGAGGGCGAGATCCAGCGCGTGCTGAAGGAAAAGCTGGGCTGA
- the serS gene encoding serine--tRNA ligase, with the protein MLDPALLRHQPADLAERLRTSRGFELDVSALESLEADRKRIQVRTQELQSLRNSRSKAIGQAKAKGEDVSAIMAEVAAFADELKASEVALDELREKIEAISMGIPNLPADDVPAGADENDNVEQSRWGTPRQFDFKVLDHVELGARNGWLDGETAAKLSGSRFTVLRGPIARLHRALAQFMVDLHTGEHGYEETNVPLLVNADSLRGTSQLPKFEDDLFKTAVGDSTRYLIPTSEVPLTNIVRDEIVDAERLPLRMTAHSMCFRAEAGSGGRDVRGMIRQHQFEKVELVSISRPEDSDAEHQRMTRCAEVVLEKLGLPYRKVLLCTGDMGFSAVKTYDLEVWLPSQETYREISSCSNCGDFQARRMQARWRNPATGKPELAHTLNGSGVAVGRAMIAVMENYQNADGSITVPEALRPYMGGLETIG; encoded by the coding sequence ATGCTTGATCCAGCCCTGCTCCGCCACCAGCCCGCCGACCTCGCCGAACGCCTGCGCACCAGCCGCGGCTTCGAGCTCGACGTGTCTGCCCTGGAGTCCCTGGAGGCTGATCGCAAGCGCATCCAGGTGCGGACCCAGGAGCTGCAGAGCCTGCGCAACAGCCGTTCCAAGGCCATCGGCCAAGCCAAGGCCAAGGGCGAGGACGTCTCGGCCATCATGGCCGAGGTCGCCGCCTTCGCCGACGAGCTGAAGGCCTCGGAAGTGGCGCTGGACGAGCTGCGCGAGAAGATCGAAGCGATCTCGATGGGCATCCCGAACCTGCCGGCCGATGACGTGCCGGCCGGTGCCGACGAGAACGACAACGTCGAGCAGTCGCGCTGGGGAACCCCGCGCCAGTTCGATTTCAAGGTGCTCGACCACGTCGAACTGGGCGCCCGCAACGGCTGGCTGGACGGCGAGACCGCCGCCAAGCTGTCCGGCTCGCGCTTCACCGTGCTGCGCGGCCCGATCGCGCGCCTGCACCGTGCGCTGGCCCAGTTCATGGTCGACCTGCACACCGGCGAGCACGGCTACGAGGAGACCAACGTGCCGCTGCTGGTCAACGCCGATTCGCTGCGCGGCACCAGCCAGCTGCCGAAGTTCGAGGACGACCTGTTCAAGACGGCCGTGGGCGATTCCACGCGCTACCTGATCCCGACCTCGGAAGTGCCGCTGACCAACATCGTGCGCGACGAGATCGTCGATGCCGAACGCCTGCCGCTGCGCATGACCGCCCACTCGATGTGCTTCCGTGCCGAGGCCGGCAGCGGTGGCCGCGACGTGCGCGGCATGATCCGCCAGCACCAGTTCGAGAAGGTCGAGCTGGTCTCGATCAGCCGCCCGGAAGACAGCGACGCCGAACACCAGCGCATGACCCGTTGCGCCGAAGTGGTGCTGGAAAAGCTGGGCCTGCCGTACCGCAAGGTGCTGCTGTGCACCGGCGACATGGGCTTCTCGGCGGTGAAGACCTACGACCTGGAAGTCTGGCTGCCGTCGCAGGAGACCTACCGCGAGATCTCCTCGTGCTCGAACTGTGGTGACTTCCAGGCCCGCCGCATGCAGGCCCGCTGGCGCAACCCGGCCACCGGCAAGCCGGAGCTGGCGCACACGCTGAACGGCTCGGGCGTGGCGGTGGGCCGCGCGATGATCGCGGTGATGGAGAACTACCAGAACGCCGACGGCAGCATCACCGTGCCGGAGGCGCTGCGCCCGTACATGGGTGGCCTGGAAACCATCGGCTGA
- the aroA gene encoding 3-phosphoshikimate 1-carboxyvinyltransferase: MSNAQHWIARKGQPLQGSLTIPGDKSVSHRSVMFAALADGTSHIEGFLEGEDTRATARIFGQLGVRIETPSPSQRIVHGVGIDGLKAPDAPLDCGNAGTGMRLLAGLLAGQAFDCTLIGDESLSGRPMRRVTGPLSQMGAKIDTQEDGTPPLHVHGGQTLHGIDFASPVASAQIKSAVLLAGLYAQGETQVTEPHPTRDYTERMLSAFGVDIEFSPGKARLRGGQRLRATDIVVPADFSSAAFYLVAASIIPGSELRLKQVGLNPRRTGLLHALRLMGADITEENPAEQGGEPVADLVVRYAPLKGARIPEALVPDMIDEFPALFVAAAAAEGQTVVTGAAELRVKESDRLAAMATGLRALGMQVDETEDGATLHGGVRLGSGTIESHGDHRIAMAFAIAGQISDGEVRINDIANVATSFPDFDGLARSAGFNLA, encoded by the coding sequence ATGAGCAACGCGCAACACTGGATCGCCCGCAAGGGCCAGCCGCTGCAGGGCAGCCTGACCATTCCCGGCGACAAGTCGGTCTCGCACCGCTCGGTGATGTTCGCCGCGCTGGCCGATGGCACCTCGCATATCGAAGGTTTCCTGGAAGGCGAGGACACCCGCGCCACTGCGCGCATCTTCGGCCAGCTGGGCGTGCGCATCGAAACCCCCAGCCCGTCGCAGCGCATCGTGCACGGCGTCGGCATCGACGGCCTGAAGGCGCCGGATGCGCCGCTGGACTGCGGCAACGCCGGTACCGGCATGCGCCTGTTGGCCGGCCTGCTGGCGGGCCAGGCGTTCGACTGCACGCTGATCGGCGATGAGTCGCTGTCCGGCCGTCCGATGCGCCGCGTGACCGGCCCGCTGTCGCAGATGGGCGCGAAGATCGACACCCAGGAAGACGGGACGCCGCCGCTGCACGTGCATGGCGGCCAGACGCTGCACGGCATCGACTTCGCCTCGCCGGTGGCCAGCGCGCAGATCAAGTCGGCGGTGTTGCTGGCAGGCCTGTACGCGCAGGGCGAAACCCAGGTGACCGAACCGCACCCGACCCGTGACTACACCGAACGCATGCTGTCCGCGTTCGGCGTGGACATCGAATTCTCGCCGGGCAAGGCGCGCCTGCGCGGCGGCCAACGCCTTCGTGCCACGGATATCGTGGTGCCGGCCGACTTCTCGTCTGCGGCGTTCTATCTGGTGGCTGCCAGCATCATTCCGGGCTCCGAGCTGCGCCTGAAACAGGTCGGCCTGAACCCGCGCCGCACCGGTCTGTTGCACGCGCTGCGCCTGATGGGTGCCGACATCACCGAAGAGAATCCGGCCGAGCAGGGCGGTGAACCGGTGGCGGACCTGGTGGTGCGCTACGCCCCGCTGAAGGGTGCACGCATTCCGGAAGCACTGGTGCCGGACATGATCGACGAGTTCCCCGCGCTGTTCGTGGCCGCCGCCGCCGCCGAAGGCCAGACCGTGGTGACCGGCGCCGCCGAGCTGCGGGTGAAGGAATCCGATCGTCTCGCAGCGATGGCCACCGGCCTGCGCGCGCTGGGCATGCAGGTGGACGAAACCGAAGACGGTGCCACCCTGCATGGTGGCGTGCGCCTGGGCAGCGGCACCATCGAAAGCCACGGTGACCATCGCATCGCCATGGCCTTCGCCATTGCCGGCCAGATCAGTGACGGCGAGGTGCGCATCAACGATATCGCCAACGTCGCCACGTCCTTCCCGGACTTCGACGGCCTGGCCCGCAGCGCCGGGTTCAACCTGGCCTGA
- the pheA gene encoding prephenate dehydratase encodes MPMASSKSSKKAPKKAEPAKDSASTKAKGKSTSKAASNPAPTLAPLALADVRSKIDQIDRDIQSLIAERARFAHQVGKAKGKLAAAVDYYRPEREAQVLRMVVDRNEGPLSDELLVHVYREIMSACLAQQEPLKIGYLGPEGTFSQQAVLKHFGRSALGLPMASIEEVFQEVEAGNADFGVVPVENSGQGTIQITLDMFLTSNLKICGEVELRVQQYLMSRSGRIEDIERIYAHPQSFMQTSAWLRANLPKAEKIPVSSNAEGARRARNADDAAAIGGESAGHVYGLKKVVTKPIQNDADNTTRFLVVGRNIFPTSGHDRTSVLVFIHDKPGALFDVLSPFARHGISMNRIESRPSHHGKWEYGFFIDLAGHIDDAPMQAALAELEAHSAQIKVLGSYPVAVP; translated from the coding sequence ATTCCGATGGCAAGCAGCAAATCCAGCAAGAAGGCGCCGAAGAAGGCCGAACCGGCCAAGGACAGCGCCTCCACCAAGGCCAAGGGCAAGAGCACGTCCAAGGCTGCGTCGAATCCGGCGCCCACCCTGGCGCCGCTGGCGCTGGCCGATGTGCGCTCGAAGATCGACCAGATCGACCGCGACATCCAGAGCCTGATCGCCGAGCGCGCACGTTTCGCCCACCAGGTCGGCAAGGCCAAGGGCAAGCTGGCCGCTGCCGTCGACTACTACCGCCCCGAGCGCGAAGCGCAGGTGCTGCGCATGGTGGTGGACCGCAACGAAGGCCCGCTCAGCGATGAGCTGCTGGTGCACGTCTACCGCGAGATCATGTCGGCCTGCCTGGCCCAGCAGGAGCCGCTGAAGATCGGCTACCTCGGCCCGGAAGGCACCTTCAGCCAGCAGGCCGTGCTCAAGCACTTCGGCCGCTCGGCGCTGGGCCTGCCGATGGCCAGCATCGAAGAAGTGTTCCAGGAAGTGGAAGCGGGCAACGCCGATTTCGGCGTGGTGCCGGTGGAGAATTCGGGGCAGGGCACCATCCAGATCACCCTGGACATGTTCCTGACCTCCAACCTGAAGATCTGTGGCGAAGTGGAACTGCGCGTGCAGCAGTACCTGATGTCGCGCAGTGGCCGGATCGAGGACATCGAGCGCATCTACGCGCATCCGCAGTCGTTCATGCAGACCTCGGCGTGGCTGCGCGCCAACCTGCCCAAGGCCGAGAAGATTCCGGTCTCGAGCAATGCCGAAGGTGCGCGTCGTGCGCGCAACGCCGACGACGCAGCGGCCATCGGTGGCGAGAGTGCCGGCCATGTTTACGGCCTGAAGAAGGTGGTCACCAAGCCGATCCAGAACGACGCCGACAACACCACCCGCTTCCTGGTGGTGGGCCGGAATATCTTCCCGACCTCCGGCCACGACCGCACCTCGGTGCTGGTGTTCATCCATGACAAGCCCGGTGCGCTGTTCGACGTGCTCAGTCCGTTCGCCCGCCACGGCATCAGCATGAACCGCATCGAGTCGCGGCCGTCGCACCACGGCAAGTGGGAATACGGCTTCTTCATCGACCTGGCCGGCCACATCGACGATGCGCCGATGCAGGCCGCGCTGGCCGAACTGGAAGCGCACTCGGCACAGATCAAGGTACTCGGCTCCTATCCGGTGGCCGTGCCCTGA
- a CDS encoding energy transducer TonB encodes MTATTHEDLHSPQLQQDSSVQHKPTSPWMWIALIVAMFAAALLWLRHSNQEDVAPAPVGERMLPAPEQAAVTDAAAPATRQAAPASSQHKTAPVARNREARPLASNRMPTYPAAALRSGVQGSVIASLNVDTRGNVANAAIVSRSGERSRDLDRAVLNTVQNWKFQPAVHDGRAVASVVRVPVDFRTEQR; translated from the coding sequence ATGACTGCCACCACCCACGAAGACCTTCATTCGCCGCAGCTGCAGCAGGATTCGAGCGTGCAGCACAAGCCCACGTCGCCCTGGATGTGGATCGCGCTGATTGTGGCGATGTTTGCGGCCGCCCTGCTGTGGCTGCGCCATTCCAACCAGGAGGATGTGGCGCCGGCACCGGTCGGTGAGCGCATGTTGCCCGCCCCTGAGCAGGCTGCGGTGACCGATGCAGCAGCACCTGCAACGCGCCAGGCCGCCCCGGCCTCCAGCCAGCACAAGACTGCGCCGGTCGCGCGTAATCGCGAAGCACGCCCTCTGGCCAGCAACCGCATGCCCACCTACCCCGCTGCCGCACTGCGCAGTGGCGTGCAGGGCAGCGTGATCGCCAGCCTGAATGTCGATACCCGTGGCAATGTCGCCAACGCTGCGATTGTTTCGCGCAGCGGCGAGCGCAGCCGCGACCTGGATCGTGCGGTGCTGAACACCGTGCAGAACTGGAAGTTCCAGCCGGCGGTGCATGACGGCCGAGCAGTAGCAAGCGTGGTGCGGGTCCCGGTGGATTTCCGTACCGAGCAGCGTTGA
- a CDS encoding FHA domain-containing protein: protein MQNLLVHFSQQQQPDQPLRPGVQRIVRQANGSVRLGDAGNGALLLAQFCMDDRGLWLQVGNGIRGIHVNGRPVRRMALLRAGDAVYVDGVEMVLQGEVESLLQAPAPKNDDGSDEQQRLLRGVGGLHHGRSYTLSRARLIGRGNDADIAIDDPAFAEQHARVEVHGERVLLRDLGSADGTRVNGVAVRHCWLQAGDQVVFDGQHRFVLEVPHDPRRRPLPAEDESSQEAEQTPVLPAAPRKVRRWPWLLVSALLLAALLSLLLWFGAR from the coding sequence GTGCAGAACCTGCTTGTTCACTTCAGTCAACAACAACAGCCCGACCAGCCGCTGCGGCCCGGGGTGCAACGCATCGTGCGCCAGGCCAACGGTAGTGTGCGGCTCGGCGATGCCGGCAACGGTGCCCTTCTGCTGGCGCAGTTCTGCATGGATGATCGCGGCCTCTGGCTGCAGGTCGGTAACGGTATCCGCGGCATCCACGTGAATGGTCGCCCGGTTCGCCGGATGGCCCTGCTGCGTGCAGGCGATGCGGTGTACGTGGATGGCGTGGAAATGGTCCTGCAGGGCGAAGTCGAGAGCCTGCTGCAGGCGCCCGCACCGAAAAACGACGATGGCTCCGATGAGCAGCAGCGGCTGCTGCGCGGCGTCGGCGGGCTGCACCATGGGCGCAGCTATACCCTGTCGCGGGCCCGCCTGATCGGCCGCGGCAACGACGCCGACATCGCCATCGACGATCCTGCGTTCGCCGAACAGCATGCCCGCGTGGAAGTGCACGGCGAGCGCGTGCTGCTGCGTGACCTGGGCAGTGCCGACGGCACCCGGGTCAATGGCGTGGCCGTGCGCCACTGCTGGCTGCAGGCGGGCGACCAGGTGGTGTTCGATGGCCAGCACCGGTTCGTGCTGGAAGTGCCGCACGACCCGCGCCGGCGTCCGCTGCCTGCGGAAGACGAGTCCAGCCAGGAGGCCGAACAGACCCCGGTGCTGCCGGCCGCGCCGCGCAAGGTCCGGCGCTGGCCGTGGCTGCTGGTGAGTGCGCTGCTGCTGGCCGCACTGCTCAGCCTGCTGCTCTGGTTCGGCGCGCGCTGA
- a CDS encoding type II toxin-antitoxin system HicA family toxin gives MKSRDPIRDLEAAGWICRRIRGSHSVFVHPQHPHIITVPHPRKDLGKGWCRRCGCSQD, from the coding sequence ATGAAGAGCAGGGACCCCATCCGGGATCTGGAAGCGGCAGGTTGGATCTGTCGTCGGATCCGCGGATCCCATAGTGTATTCGTGCACCCGCAGCACCCTCACATCATCACCGTTCCTCACCCAAGGAAGGATCTGGGGAAGGGCTGGTGCAGGCGATGCGGATGCTCGCAGGACTGA
- a CDS encoding type II toxin-antitoxin system HicB family antitoxin yields the protein MRYPVLIEAGDERTAWGVVVPDLPGCFSAADTLEEALSAAEEAALAWIDAALDDGRSIPTPSAPQKIAAEASKDIRWILAYICIDPALLDDTIERVNISLPRRILARLDAQARAAGESRSSYIAHLAALG from the coding sequence ATGCGATATCCAGTCTTGATCGAGGCAGGCGATGAGCGCACCGCGTGGGGTGTGGTCGTTCCGGATCTGCCGGGGTGCTTCTCGGCGGCCGACACGCTTGAGGAGGCGCTCAGCGCTGCCGAGGAGGCTGCGCTCGCCTGGATTGATGCGGCCCTGGATGACGGGCGCTCGATTCCGACACCTTCCGCGCCACAGAAAATCGCCGCCGAGGCATCCAAGGACATCCGTTGGATTCTTGCGTACATCTGCATTGATCCGGCCCTGCTGGACGACACCATCGAGCGGGTCAACATCAGCCTGCCACGTCGGATCCTGGCGAGGCTGGATGCGCAGGCCAGAGCGGCAGGTGAATCGCGCTCCAGTTACATCGCCCATCTCGCGGCTTTGGGCTGA
- a CDS encoding restriction endonuclease: protein MLPWILALLSALLTCSLAVVYLWWIKRRQKEMQLGLQALAGMHWREFSVLVKRMLREQRGLRELNDPAEESREPSSDFLLSDGPNQWLVSCKHGLAYRIGTAAVNELGAAARLAGAKGGVLLTEGRMERDGRSAAEKQAVEVLDGPRLWPLLQPYLPAEIETRVRASARHEALRRIAIAALGAVTLGLLVGLSLQGLHVQDAPPVAEVADTPAPVAPAVEAAPEPAPAPATTPPAAAPAPATLSTDARSNPNPDAATLERFQADLSRALAGKPGIASGVWLTRQTLAINRTGELDAVWPRVCEEVLHYPALRNVRIQLNARPGVDEPVRWRQCATY from the coding sequence ATGCTCCCTTGGATCCTGGCCCTGCTGTCGGCCCTGCTTACCTGTTCCCTGGCTGTTGTCTATCTGTGGTGGATCAAGCGGCGGCAGAAGGAGATGCAACTCGGCCTGCAAGCCCTGGCCGGCATGCACTGGCGCGAGTTCTCGGTACTGGTCAAGCGCATGCTGCGCGAACAGCGCGGCCTGCGTGAACTGAATGACCCGGCGGAGGAGTCCCGCGAGCCAAGCAGCGATTTCCTGCTCAGCGACGGCCCCAACCAGTGGCTGGTGTCCTGCAAGCATGGCCTTGCCTACCGTATCGGCACCGCCGCAGTGAACGAGCTGGGGGCTGCTGCGCGCCTGGCCGGCGCCAAGGGCGGCGTGCTGCTGACCGAAGGCCGGATGGAACGCGACGGCCGCAGCGCTGCCGAGAAGCAGGCGGTCGAGGTGCTGGACGGTCCACGCCTGTGGCCGCTGCTGCAGCCCTACCTGCCGGCGGAAATCGAAACCCGTGTGCGCGCCAGCGCCCGTCATGAAGCCCTGCGCCGGATCGCCATTGCCGCGCTCGGCGCGGTCACGCTGGGCCTGCTGGTGGGGTTGAGCCTGCAAGGGCTGCATGTGCAGGACGCCCCGCCTGTTGCCGAGGTGGCGGACACCCCCGCGCCGGTTGCGCCTGCGGTTGAAGCGGCGCCCGAACCGGCGCCGGCCCCCGCCACCACGCCGCCGGCCGCTGCGCCTGCGCCGGCCACGCTCTCAACCGATGCGCGCAGCAATCCCAACCCGGATGCCGCCACGCTGGAGCGCTTCCAGGCCGATCTGTCCCGTGCCTTGGCCGGCAAGCCCGGCATCGCCAGCGGTGTCTGGCTGACCCGGCAGACGCTGGCGATCAACCGCACCGGCGAGCTGGACGCGGTGTGGCCGCGGGTCTGCGAGGAAGTGCTTCACTATCCTGCCCTGCGCAACGTGCGCATCCAGCTCAACGCCCGCCCCGGCGTGGATGAGCCGGTGCGCTGGCGGCAATGCGCCACGTATTGA
- a CDS encoding energy transducer TonB, with protein sequence MSAPRSSSAKSFTVHIPRNALKIAGIAFGVGVLLFVLVWLTGRDKEFFRADPAAQTPQETAQVEPLPEPLAAAAGSSDMPDAKPAPVEEEAPKLVETAPPPPAPIAEPAPAAPGAAPAATSNSQPMPIAGQSPPPSYPAAALRAGETGTVVVRVDVDATGYPNNATVIQRSGSRDLDRAATDAVRRWRFTPAQSNGQAVPGSIEVPFDFKTQ encoded by the coding sequence ATGTCTGCACCCCGCTCGTCGTCCGCCAAGTCGTTCACTGTGCATATCCCGCGCAACGCCCTGAAGATCGCCGGCATCGCCTTCGGCGTGGGCGTACTGCTGTTCGTGCTGGTCTGGCTGACCGGCCGCGACAAGGAGTTCTTCCGCGCCGACCCGGCCGCACAGACCCCGCAGGAAACCGCCCAGGTCGAGCCCCTGCCGGAACCCTTGGCCGCTGCAGCCGGTTCCAGCGACATGCCTGACGCCAAGCCGGCACCGGTGGAGGAAGAAGCGCCGAAGCTGGTCGAAACCGCTCCGCCGCCACCCGCCCCGATCGCCGAGCCGGCCCCGGCCGCCCCGGGCGCTGCGCCGGCTGCGACCAGCAACAGCCAGCCGATGCCGATTGCCGGCCAGTCGCCGCCGCCGTCGTACCCCGCCGCCGCCCTGCGCGCCGGGGAAACCGGCACCGTGGTGGTACGCGTAGACGTGGACGCCACCGGCTATCCCAACAACGCCACAGTGATCCAGCGCAGTGGTTCACGCGACCTCGACCGTGCCGCCACCGACGCGGTGCGCCGCTGGCGTTTCACCCCGGCGCAGAGCAATGGCCAGGCCGTGCCCGGCAGCATTGAAGTGCCGTTCGACTTCAAGACGCAGTAA
- a CDS encoding phasin family protein, whose product MNQYENDDRRNDDASFGDQAERFSRKLSDSAQQVWLAGLGALGRAQAEGSRFFDGLVKEGEAWEARRRERHGEQGPGWRDNVESSLDEAREKASGTWNKVEKAFDDQVQGVLKRLHVPTADEVTALEARIDALHARLAKLENRAASGTDAPAPGSHQSPGSVP is encoded by the coding sequence ATGAACCAGTACGAAAACGATGACCGCCGCAACGACGACGCCTCGTTCGGTGACCAGGCCGAGCGCTTCTCGCGCAAGCTGAGTGACTCGGCGCAGCAGGTCTGGCTGGCCGGCCTGGGCGCCCTGGGCCGTGCACAGGCCGAAGGCAGCCGCTTCTTCGACGGCCTGGTGAAGGAAGGCGAAGCCTGGGAGGCCCGCCGCCGTGAACGCCACGGCGAACAGGGCCCGGGCTGGCGCGACAACGTGGAATCCTCGCTGGATGAGGCCCGCGAGAAGGCCTCTGGCACCTGGAACAAGGTCGAAAAGGCCTTCGATGACCAGGTGCAGGGCGTGCTCAAGCGCCTGCATGTCCCCACTGCGGACGAGGTGACCGCGCTGGAAGCCCGTATCGACGCCCTGCACGCGCGGCTGGCCAAGCTGGAAAACCGTGCGGCCTCGGGCACCGATGCTCCCGCCCCGGGCAGCCATCAATCGCCAGGCAGCGTGCCCTGA